Proteins encoded within one genomic window of Rhododendron vialii isolate Sample 1 chromosome 1a, ASM3025357v1:
- the LOC131332753 gene encoding potassium transporter 1, which produces MDPIPSVESVENGISQKNAKKVSCSTMLTLAYQSLGVVYGNLSTSPLYVYKTTFSGKLSLHEDDEEIYGVLSFIFWTFTLIALFKYIFIVMSANDNGEGGTFALYSLLCRHAKLSILPNQQDTDEKLSAYAVEGSAETWQSSVLKSFFEKNPKCCKGLLVFVLLGTCMTIGDGILTPAISVLSAVSGVKLKFTGLHENYIVMISCVILVGLFSLQHHGTHRVAFIFAPIVTAWLLCIGGIGIYNVIKWNPHIFHALSPFYMFKFLRSTGIEGWVSLGGVVLSITGMEAMFAALGHFSTLSIKIAFTFLVYPCLVLAYLGEAAFLSRHHEDIQRSFYKAIPEPIFWPVFIVATCAAVIGSQAVISATFSIISQCCALNCFPRVKIVHTSSKIYGQIYIPEVNWTLMCLCLAVTFGLRDSNMIGHAYGLAVTTVMFVTTCLMAMVMIIVWKKAIVTTFAFLVFFGLVELLYLSAALYKVPEGGWIPLVLSFIFMAIMFLWNYGTLKKHQFDVENKVSMNRILALGPSLGMVRVPGIGLVCSNLVTGVPAVFGHFVTNLPAFHHVVIFICVKSVQVPYVDEKERFLISRVGPKEYALFRCVVRYGYKDLQQENYDFEDKLVYAIIQFVETEGGGQMPPVIESSPSLTLTHPNHEGRFTRSLPDFNVTVLGNGQLEGSYLKDESLDILKARESGIAYILGHSHAKAKKPSSIFKKFAIDVVYAFLSKNCREPDVAMSVPHTSLLEVGMIYYV; this is translated from the exons ATGGATCCAATACCTTCTGTAGAGTCTGTGGAAAATGGGATTTCTCAAAAG AATGCAAAGAAGGTGTCATGTTCCACAATGCTTACGTTAGCTTATCAGAGTCTTGGAGTAGTTTATGGCAATCTCAGTACCTCTCCTCTCTATGTTTACAAAACCACTTTCTCCGGGAAACTGAGCCTCCacgaggatgatgaggagatatatggcgtgctttcttttattttctggaCATTTACTCTCATTGCTCTCTTCAAGTATATCTTCATTGTGATGTCGGCCAATGACAATGGTGAAG GTGGTACCTTTGCATTGTACTCGTTACTATGTCGCCATGCAAAACTTAGCATTCTACCCAATCAACAAGATACAGATGAGAAGCTGTCTGCATATGCCGTGGAAGGATCAGCAGAAACATGGCAGAGTTCTGTTCTGAAGTCGTTCTTTGAGAAGAACCCGAAGTGTTGTAAGGGTctattggtttttgttttgctgGGAACATGTATGACAATTGGTGACGGTATACTCACTCCTGCAATATCAG TTCTTTCCGCAGTTTCAGGTGTTAAGCTTAAGTTCACAGGACTTCATGAAA actATATTGTCATGATCTCATGTGTCATTTTGGTGGGGCTTTTCTCTCTTCAGCATCATGGAACACATAGAGTTGCTTTCATATTTGCTCCAATAGTCACTGCATGGCTTCTGTGCATTGGTGGCATCGGTATATATAACGTAATCAAGTGGAATCCGCATATATTTCATGCACTATCTCCATTTTACATGTTTAAGTTCCTCAGAAGCACAGGCATTGAAGGTTGGGTGTCCTTAGGGGGAGTGGTTCTCTCAATCACAG GCATGGAGGCAATGTTCGCTGCTTTGGGACATTTTTCCACTTTGTCAATTAAG ATAGCCTTCACTTTTCTCGTATATCCGTGTTTGGTTCTTGCATATTTGGGTGAGGCTGCATTTCTTTCTAGACACCATGAAGATATCCAGAGAAGTTTCTATAAAGCGATACCAG AACCAATATTCTGGCCGGTGTTCATAGTGGCCACCTGTGCAGCTGTGATAGGGAGCCAAGCTGTGATATCTGCCACCTTCTCCATTATAAGCCAGTGCTGTGCATTGAATTGTTTTCCCCGTGTGAAAATTGTTCATACTTCAAGCAAAATATATGGGCAAATATATATTCCGGAGGTCAATTGGACGTTAATGTGCCTCTGTTTAGCTGTGACTTTCGGATTAAGGGATTCAAACATGATTGGACATGCATAcg GACTCGCTGTTACTACCGTTATGTTCGTGACAACTTGCTTAATGGCAATGGTAATGATAATTGTGTGGAAGAAAGCCATCGTCACAACCTTTGCCTTTCTAGTGTTTTTCGGATTAGTGGAGCTTCTTTACCTCTCAGCAGCTTTATATAAAGTCCCTGAAGGTGGCTGGATCCCGCTTGTGCTCTCCTTTATATTTATGGCCATAATGTTCTTATGGAACTACGGAACGTTGAAGAAACACCAGTTCGATGTAGAAAACAAGGTTTCAATGAACCGGATACTGGCTTTAGGCCCTAGCCTTGGCATGGTTAGGGTCCCTGGAATTGGACTTGTTTGCTCTAATCTGGTGACAGGAGTCCCAGCTGTTTTCGGACACTTTGTGACAAACTTACCCGCTTTCCATCATGTTGTGATATTTATCTGTGTCAAATCCGTGCAAGTTCCATACGTGGATGAGAAGGAACGGTTTCTCATAAGCAGGGTGGGGCCAAAAGAGTATGCCCTGTTCAGGTGCGTTGTTAGATATGGTTATAAGGACTTGCAACAAGAGAACTATGACTTTGAGGATAAACTGGTATACGCAATCATACAGTTTGTAGAGACAGAAGGAGGAGGTCAGATGCCACCGGTTATAGAATCCTCTCCCAGCCTCACATTGACACATCCAAATCACGAGGGAAGATTTACTCGCTCTTTACCAGATTTTAATGTAACGGTTCTTGGGAATGGGCAATTGGAAGGTTCTTATCTAAAGGACGAGTCTCTGGACATATTGAAGGCTAGGGAGTCTGGCATTGCTTATATCCTCGGGCATTCTCATGCAAAGGCAAAGAAGCCTTCTTCGATTTTCAAGAAGTTTGCGATTGATGTTGTCTATGCATTCCTGAGCAAAAACTGTAGGGAACCTGACGTTGCTATGAGTGTGCCTCACACTTCTTTGCTGGAAGTTGGTATGATTTACTATGTCTGA